A genomic window from Brassica oleracea var. oleracea cultivar TO1000 chromosome C8, BOL, whole genome shotgun sequence includes:
- the LOC106310697 gene encoding N-terminal acetyltransferase A complex catalytic subunit ARD1, translating to MEKGVLLELTRGSTNWARVVEEIVKLEKKTFPKHESLAQTFDGELRKRNAGLLYVAADGETLGYVMYSWPSSLSASITKLAVKESCRRQGHGEALLRAAIDKCRSRKVQRVSLHVDPTRIAAVNLYKKHGFQVDCLVKSYYSADRDAYRMYLDFDDSV from the exons ATGGAGAAAGGAGTTCTGTTAGAACTAACTAGAGGGTCGACTAATTGGGCCAGAGTGGTGGAAGAGATCGTGAAGCTGGAGAAGAAAACGTTCCCTAAACACGAATCTCTCGCTCAAACATTCGACGGAGAGCTCCGCAAGAGAAACGCCGGTTTGCTATACGTGGCAGCCGACGGAGAGACTTTGGGCTATGTCATGTATTCTTGGCCATCTTCCCTTTCCGCTTCCATCACCAAGCTCGCAG TGAAGGAGAGTTGCAGAAGACAAGGCCATGGAGAAGCATTGTTAAGAGCAGCTATTGACAAGTGCAGAAGCAGAAAGGTACAACGGGTCTCACTTCATGTCGACCCCACGAGGATTGCTGCTGTGAATCTGTACAAAAAACATGGGTTCCAAGTAGATTGTCTGGTGAAAAGCTACTACTCGGCAGATAGGGATGCTTACAGAATGTACCTTGATTTTGATGACTCTGTTTAG
- the LOC106310823 gene encoding secretory carrier-associated membrane protein 2 yields the protein MARQDANPFADEETNPFADNTSVPRASNSSYLKPLPPEPHDRGATIDIPLDSDKDLRAKEMELQAKENELNRKEQELKRREDAIAKTGVVIEEKNWPEFFPLIHHDIPNEIPIHLQKIQYVAFTTLLGLIGCLLWNIVAVTVAWIKGGGPTIWLMSIIYFIAGVPGAYVLWYRPLYRASRTDSALKFGTFFLFYVFHIAFCGFAAVAPPVIFQGKSLTGFLPALELLTTNAAVGILYFIGAGFFCIETLLNIWVIQQVYAYFRGSGKAAQMKREAATSTLMRAL from the exons ATGGCACGACAAGATGCTAATCCATTTGCTGATGAAGAAACCAATCCTTTTGCG GATAATACAAGTGTTCCTCGAGCAAGCAACTCCTCCTATCTCAAGCCGCTTCCACCTGAACCTCATGATCGTGGTGCTACCATCGATATCCCTTTGGATTCCGACAAG GATCTTCGAGCTAAAGAGATGGAGCTTCAGGCTAAGGAGAACGAGTTGAACCGGAAAGAGCAG GAGCTGAAAAGAAGAGAAGATGCAATAGCCAAAA CTGGAGTTGTAATTGAGGAGAAGAACTGGCCAGAGTTTTTCCCTCTAATTCACCATGACATTCCTAATGAGATTCCAATACACTTACAGAAGATCCAGTACGTCGCATTCACCACGTTGTTAG GATTAATAGGATGTCTCTTGTGGAATATTGTGGCAGTAACTGTAGCTTGGATCAAAGGAGGAG GTCCCACTATATGGCTTATGTCAATCATCTACTTCATTGCTGGGGTCCCTGGGGCTTACGTCTTGTGGTATCGTCCTCTTTACCGAGCTTCCAG AACTGATAGTGCCCTGAAGTTTGGAACTTTCTTCTTGTTTTACGTG TTTCACATTGCATTCTGCGGCTTTGCTGCAGTTGCTCCACCAGTCATCTTTCAAGGAAAATCTCTCAC AGGTTTCTTGCCAGCACTTGAGCTTCTAACTACTAATGCTGCGGTCGGA ATATTGTATTTCATTGGGGCGGGGTTCTTCTGCATCGAAACACTTCTCAATATCTGGGTGATTCAGCAAGTATATGCGTACTTCCGAGGGAGCGGCAAAGCTGCACAGATGAAACGCGAAGCTGCAACGTCGACCTTGATGCGTGCGCTATGA
- the LOC106307936 gene encoding coproporphyrinogen-III oxidase 1, chloroplastic-like: protein MASHSLTLPSSSPTFAPFSSHQILPPSLSTVRFSRPINTKPNHHSLRCSVSIEKEVPETERPFTFLRDSDDDSTHSSSTSVRARFEAMIRGAQDSVCEAIEAVESGPMFKEDVWSRPGGGGGISRVLQDGNVFEKAGVNVSVVYGVMPPEAYRAAKGSASSDQKPGPVPFFAAGVSSVLHPKNPFAPTLHFNYRYFETDAPKDVPGAPRQWWFGGGTDFTPAYIFEDDVKHFHTIQKQACDKFDPSFYPRFKKWCDDYFYIKHRDERRGLGGIFFDDLNDYDQEMLLKFSTECANSVVPAYIPIVEKRKDMEFTEQHKAWQQLRRGRYVEFNLVYDRGTTFGLKTGGRIESILVSLPLSARWEYDHKPEEGTEEWKLLDACINPKEWI from the exons ATGGCTTCTCACTCTTTGACTCTCCCCTCTTCTTCTCCTACATTTGCTCCCTTCTCCTCTCATCAAATTCTCCCACCCAGTCTCTCTACCGTCCGTTTCTCCCGACCAATCAATACCAAACCCAATCATCACTCCCTCCGATGTTCCGTCTCGATCGAGAAAGAAGTCCCCGAAACGGAACGACCCTTCACGTTCCTCAGAGACTCCGACGACGACTCCACTCACTCTTCTTCAACTTCAGTCAGGGCTCGTTTCGAAGCCATGATTAGAGGTGCTCAGGACAGCGTCTGCGAGGCCATCGAAGCTGTCGAATCCGGCCCGATGTTCAAAGAAGACGTCTGGTCTCGGCCCGGCGGAGGCGGCGGGATAAGCCGCGTGTTGCAGGACGGGAATGTGTTCGAGAAAGCTGGGGTTAATGTCTCTGTTGTGTATGGTGTTATGCCTCCTGAAGCTTATAGAGCTGCTAAAGGCTCTGCTTCTTCTGATCAGAAACCTGGTCCTGTTCCCTTCTTCGCCGCCGGTGTCAGCTCG GTCTTGCATCCCAAGAACCCTTTTGCTCCAACTCTGCATTTCAACTATCGATACTTCGAGACTGATGCTCCAAAGG ATGTTCCTGGAGCTCCGAGGCAGTGGTGGTTTGGTGGTGGAACTGACTTCACGCCAGCTTACATCTTCGAAGACGATGTCAAGCATTTCCACACG ATTCAAAAGCAAGCGTGTGACAAGTTCGACCCTTCCTTCTATCCCCGGTTCAAGAAGTGGTGCGATGACTACTTTTACATCAAG CACCGTGATGAGAGACGAGGACTTGGAGGGATATTTTTTGATGATCTTAATGACTATGATCAGGAAATGCTTCTGAAATTCTCCACTG AATGTGCGAACTCGGTTGTACCGGCTTATATACCTATAGTAGAGAAAAGAAAAGACATGGAATTTACAGAGCAGCACAAGGCATGGCAACAGCTGCGAAGAGGAAGATATGTTGAATTCAACTTG GTATATGATCGTGGAACGACGTTCGGTCTGAAGACAGGAGGGAGAATAGAGAGTATTCTTGTCTCTCTTCCGCTGTCAGCAAGATGGGAATATGACCAT AAACCGGAAGAGGGGACAGAGGAGTGGAAGCTATTGGATGCTTGTATCAACCCCAAGGAGTGGATATAG